The Jaculus jaculus isolate mJacJac1 chromosome 1, mJacJac1.mat.Y.cur, whole genome shotgun sequence nucleotide sequence tcctcccccattttccccttcacaactccactctccatcatatctcttccctttctctgttagtctttcttttattttgatgtcatcgtctttttctcctattatgagggtcttgtgaaggtattggtaggtgctgagaggtcatggatattgaggccaatttctgtctggccagttgcattgtaaggagtggcacccttcctttggctcttacattctttcagccacctccttcgcaatggaccctgagccttggagggtgtaatagatatgtttcagtgctggacactcctccgtcccttcttctcagcactatgttgccttttgggtcatcccagtggtcagcgccatctgaaaagagaagcttctctaaccagaagtgagagtagcattaatatatgaatatgaaaattaagtgtagtgctttcagggcagtttggtgagaataatatacgcatttggccagacaagagcaggttttataccgCTAAgacacatgacctcccctgccataggcttttgattaggttttagtactaggcatgtatttcctcccatagagcaggactccagtccaattagagagcagttggtttcccccagagcagacatgccactattgcaccagtctggtcatttggcctgtctggccaaacttgaggtttccagtgtcctctgttttcaccactgatgacttctgtgcTGCATagagctgcatacagtgcagctttttccagctttcaattggctgggatatagggagaaggttttctgctcagcaccagcttgatttcttatttcTTGTTTAAGGGcctttcccagggctggagagatggcttagcagttaaggcacttgcctgcaaagcctaaggacccaagttcaattctccaggttccatgtaagtcagatgcacatggtgattcTGTAAGACCCtcagaacgaggaccccacgctccgtccggaaatggcgacaccccaaatcactccgagaaacggtcttgatgcaaacagcaagaggatttttattccaagcacgctggggcccacagtcatacaccacgcaggggcagaggactgcagagccccaaatgcaggaacgggacaacttttatatgatttctaacaaagcctgtgcattaaaaccaatcatttcttagcCTCAGGTGCCCATGCAGTGCAGGCCAGTCAGtttatgccactccatagtttctaagccaatcattttaaattactcaAGCCTAAGCtccatggaccaatcagtttcctataaccTCAGCGGTCAGCATTTGCATGGGCTCTTGGGTGGGGGTGACAAAGTGTAGTAAGACAGGTTACTAGGGCTTATGGTGCGAGCAGCTTACAGAAGCCAGATAAGCGGTTTAATCCATTACTCACTTCCCGTCCTCAAGGGCCTGTCTTACGCCCTTTTACCTAGTTCTATATCGAGAGCAGGCTCTGACACAATGAGAAGAGTGACTTTTTACTTACTTTCTAGTAGATAGtagggcctggaatttgaggtatgcagggcccCGCTAAAGCTtcttttggagcgtgatagtatttctaggcTCTTggcttcttgggcctttcaatacaggcatctggagttcatttgcagtggctagaggccctggcactcacattctcaccctcttctctctctctctgtccttctctctgtctctaataacaaacaaacaaacaaacaaataaataaataaatcagaaaaaagagCCTTTCCCAGTTCAATCAATACAGAGGCAGAGCCTTTTCTGACTATCAGCTTCTTGTACTAGGCCATTACAAAGGGCTCCATCTGCATGTGGAAGCATGGATTTTCCCTTCTTCCATATTAAAGGTCTGATATGAGGGACATCTTCTGTTacttctgtcttgctctctccccCCTCATTGTCCAATTCTTCCCATGGattccaagatttcaaatcccAGGAATGGCTCTTTGCCACTAATTGCATTACAGGCTTTTGCTCTGCACATCACCAGTGATGAGAAAAGcaagcccaggctggagagatgaattagcagttaaaacgcttgcctgtaaagccaaagagcccatgttcagttcctcagtacccatataaagccagatgcagaaggtggtgtatgtgtctggagttcatttgcagtggctagaggctctgatgccctggatctctctctctctctgcctctctttcaaataaataaataaataaaatatttgaaaaaatttaaaaaagcaagccCACAGCTCCatctcatccccccacccctacTTTTCCTGACATGGAGCAGAACCTCAGTGCATCTTTTACCCATCACAATTTCTCCCAAGTTTTTCCTAGGCAGTCGGCTTAGTCTAGTCTGCTTCATGACTTGTTCTCCACAGCAGGGCCTACTACTGCCATAAAGACTTGTTCCTAGCTGGTTCCTTCGAGAACAAAGGAAAATAGTTTGTAAAACTCCAAGTAGCTCTGACTGCAGAGTTGAACCATGGGATCAGCCGACTGTAATTTGTTCTTTCCGTTATGAGTACGTGAATTTGACTCTCTTATTACAAAGTGGTAAATTTGTTTTGTTACAGGACTCTGTCTCATGACAAGAACTTACTGTAGTAGccaggctcacacctttaatcccagaatttaggaaggctgagttcaaggccagcctaggctgcagagcgagttcaggtcagcctggactagggtgaaatcctgcctcaaaacaaatacacaaactATAACATAAGAGTTATATAATCttaatgtgatttatttatttatttgcaagcagagagagaaaagagacagagatagacagatagataggtagatagatagatagatagatagatagatagatagatagataggggcTGGGGGAGaacgggcaggccagggcctctaaccactgcaaacaaaatccagatatatgtggcactttgtgcatcaggctttatataggtactggggaatcgaacctgtgtttaTGTGCTCCCTTTAAATTCATGTTATGTAATAGGTCTACATGGAAAAACAAATCCCACAAGAAACACTACTCAACTTGGCTTCCAGAGAAGCACTCacataaattaaaacttaaatcaAACCAGTTCCATTTTGTTCACAACTTAAGTAAATCTTTGGCACGTATGATACCAGATATAGTCATAAatatgtctcctaggtgattctagatcctgtcaaattgGCAATCAATACTGACTACCACACCGTGACATAGCTGGCTTGTCATGACAATGAAGAAAACCCTTAGGGTAGTTTGGGGGAACTGTATTCATGGTGTCAAAATATTGGGGTAAGGCCACTTTTAGTGATGGTTTCCTTCCTGTAGATAGCACCTATGTTCAGCCATCTAGCAGAGAGGAATTGGAAAATAGTCTCACTCCCAGGTGAGGTGGAATCTGGTGTCACGCTGGCCATGTACCTGTGCCCTGAGGGGTGGTCTCTTCACCCTTTTTCCTATCATAGCACCTCAGGTGAGGCCAGCTGCATAAAGCTCTGCTAGATCCTCACCTCTGGGCTGAGACATCGCCCTGTCATACTCATAACACACTCCCCATCACATGCCACATAGGACTTGGGCTTTGTGGGCAACACACCTCAAAAGTACCTAGGTCACCTAGGACAAAACTACCAGCCCATGTCCCTGCACCCAGGCCCTCATACCCTTGGGCAAGCATGAGACTCAGGATGAGGCTGGGTCTTCTCACCCTTCCTTTccattccctcccctgccctcctctCAGCAGACCCCCTAAGAGTATCCAAGACAGACACTTGAGAGACCTCACAGACAGAGTCGGCATGGACTGCTGAagctttatcttattttattgagaaacagGAAGGGGGAATGGAGGCAGAGTGGGTAGAGATAGATGGGCCAACAAAGGGAGCACCTTCCAGGTCCTGGAGGTCAGAAGATCTGATTGATGTTATCAGAGCTCTGTGCTGGAAAGGACAGATTCATGAGGGTAGGAGCAGTTCTTCATTAGCAGCTAGATACTGAGATCTCATTTTACATGGATCACATGAGTCTTAGAAGGAGGCTCATTCCCACAGATTGCCCAGAAAGTTCCATGCTAATGTGCAAAAAAAAGTGTCAGTGACTTCAGGCTAAAAGGGTGGCGGGGGAAGGACAGGGGCAGCGTTAGAACTCAGGCTCTTCCCAAAGCTGGCCCTGTACAGCTTCgaccctccacctcccaaacatcACACAGCGAAGACAAATCCAGGAATTTTGAAGTCCTACaggctcatcttttttttctttctttttgtcttcttggcttttcgagttagggtcttattctagcctaggctgacctggaattcactacgtagtctcagtgtggcctcgaagtcacagtgatcttcctcacctctgcctcccgagtgctgggattaaaggcgtgcgccaccacacccagcttctgacaCATCTTTTAAAACAACTCATGGCATAAATGTAGGTATCATGTAATGGCTGTAAAATGGTCTTTTTGAGTCAAGTATTTGTGATCAAACCTCATTCAtattcagtccccagctggtggagtctctgggaggcggagccttgctggagaaggtgtgctactgagggtggaccttgaggaTCAATAGTCCAACCCCACTGGTGTTCAGTGACtagctctcttgctgctgcctcctGGCTGacgtggcaagatgtgatgcccagcctctgcaccgccatgctttccctgccccgATGAAGCTTCTTGAGATTATaagcaaaagaaaccctttccttccacatgctTTCACCTTCTTGGGGtcttttgtcccagtaatgagaatgtaactgcaaCATAATATGACCACTGAAGGGCAAGAGATATTGCAGGACGAGGAATTTCCACCAGTACAAAAGTGCACTGGGGAGGCGGGAAAGAGGAACATGGGCTGTATTAGCAATCCAACCATGGAAGTGCTCAGGATGGTAGATTGCTAACGCTCCAGGAATGCCACATGGGCAGGCAGTGGGAACATGATGCCTGTGGGCAGGGAAACCTATAAAGGCAGAGTCCACTCTGattgcatacgtgtgtgtgtgtggggggggggtctctcttGCTGGGAGGCTATAAACCATGGGGCCTCTTGAAGTCCCATCAAACCTCAggactgggttttgttttttttttttaaggaaatgtcCTCTCAACTAATCACTTACCCTAATTGGTTCCTGGAGAGCAAGTTTctgtccaagaaaaaaaaaaccaaaaaacacaatTCAGAACACCCTTGGCCAGCACTTCCCATGACTCCagaaaagatagagggagaaCAAGAGCCAGCCTGTCATTCTGAAATGACTCCGGGACTTCCCTGCTTGGGGCTTGGGGGAGACCGCAGCGGACATGTCCTTCCTACCTGCTTGCTTAGGGATGAAGATGTTTTCTGTGTTGAGGCCTCTGGCACCTGCAGCATTCTTAAAGTCCTCCAGAGCTTCCTCATTGATGTTGCGGTCTCTGCCTAAAGTGAGGCCAGGGCAAGACAGGGGTGTGGGCAGCAGAGCTGAGGACCTGCTGGCACCTCCATCCTAGCCTGTTATTGGGCTAGGAGAGCCCCACCTGTGTGGGGGTTAATCTGGTGGAGAACCAGGCCAGAGAGCCCTGGGCAGCTGGGATGCTTGGGGCTGGAAAAAGAGCTTGTTGTAAAAGAGGACCAGGTAGCCCatagcagctgacagaaagatatGGGTACACTGTCTTCTCAGTACACCTGAGTATCTCCCTGGGCATAAAGATGATGGTGGGACCAAGCCCACCCTGGAGAAGCTTGTCTTTTTGGTCTCAGAGCTCAGTGCTGTCCTCTGCTCCTCGTTCACACATGTACCCTAGGTCTCAGGGCACCATGCCACACTCCTGCTCTGGGTTCACATGTGCCTCTCCATGACCTTGATCTTTAGGCAGAAAGGGCAGTGCCAACCCACTGTGTTCAGGATGAGACTCTGCATGCCAGCTCCTGATCCAATGTGTAATCAATCCTCTATCCTACTAGAAACCTCACAGGAACAGGGCTCCTTTGACCCCAATGAGTCCTCAACCTAACCCATGACAATTGTGACATCTGGAAGCTGCCTTGCAATGCGACTCACCCACGAGCTTTGCCATTTGGATCTCGTGTCCACGCATTTCACCCGCATAGTAGAAGATGTAGTGGTCCTCCACTGGAGATTTCACGATGTATACCACATGCTGGCCCCCATCTGCACAGGAACAGTGACACAAGTTCTGCATGAGCCCCTTTAGATAGGATCCAAGGTAACCTGGCACCCAAACTTCTCAACTTTGTCTATCCCAGTTGACGAGGCTCCTTGACTCAGCTTCCCCAACAGCCCAGAGCCCAAGGCCAAAGAGTTTCCATTTTACATGGACCGTCCAATCATACAGATGACCACATCTCAAGACGAAGTCACAGAGATTGAGGTTTCAACTTGGGAAGCTCAGCTGCCAGTAGCCAGCCTTCTCCTGGAGACAAATGCACCAAACTTGGTGCGGCACTTGGTGAGCACTTCCCATCTTTAAAGAGAGACTGACCCATAGGAGTGAAGGGTGGGCATTTAATAGGGTCAGGGAGGAGATGCTTGGAGACTCACAGGTTGTGTATTTGCCCGGCTCGTCTGTTTTCTCCAGGATGGTGTTCATCTCCCGGCAGTGACCTGCAACCCTGAATAACAGAAGCTCTGTGAGAAACATTGCTAGGCCCTGTACCCGCCTTGCTGAGAGTGCTCATGTTGTATGCCCTGCTGCAGAGTGGGGGGCTGGTGCTAAGCTGGGCCCAAGGAAGAGCAGGCTTCAACGAACCTAGTGTCCGGTCACCAGGTCTCTGCATCACATGTGACAGTCCCCTGTTTCCTACAATGGCCGAGCTTGGTGGCACACCTTCTACTGGCCTCGCCTTTCTCCTTGCTGCCCCTTCACCCAGCTGCTAAGTTTGAAGAGATTGTCTGGGGCCATGGATCCAATCCCCTAACCCTTCTGCTGCCCATGTTTTCACCAGCTGGCCCTGTGTCTCTGCAGGCATCCAAGGACCAGCCCCGCATCCACTGCCACCTAACCCGCTGAAAGAAAGCTTCCATTAGTCTATCTGGGGAGAAGAGAAACCACATGTTCATTTCCAGTGTCAGTGGCTGCTAAGTGTTAGTTTTCATGAGCAGAGCAGACACTGTCATTTCTTTCAGGTGGGGTCACCTAGATGTGCGATGAAATACAAAGgctgaagctgggctggaggaatggtttggtggtcaagacgcttgcctgaaaaaccaaaaaacccaggttcgattccccaggatccacataagccagatgcacaaggtggcgcatatgtcttgagtttgtttgcagtggctggaggctctccctctctctctctcaaataaaaataaaaaaagatagaagcCATAGATGTGAGAGGTCACACAGGTGTGAGCATATAGGTAGGAAGTGTGAGAGCACATAGGTGGGGGGTCATCCAGGTGAGGTCTCACAGGTGGGAAGTCCACAGGTGAGAGGACTCGTAAGAATCTCACAAGTGTATGCACAGAGCCTGAGGTGCCTTCTCCCTGGTGTCCTGGACATCATGTTGGTCTTTCTGAAATCCTGGTCAGTGtgtttctccaaaacaaaaaatttccataaaatttccAGCTCTGATTGGATCTGGGAGTGAAACATTTGTTCTTAAAGGGCCAGGTATTCTTCATAACAGTACATAAACAGGGAGCTgggcaggtggctcagtggctaaggcacttgcctgcaaagtctaactacctggattcgatttcccaggacccacagaaagccagatactcaaagtggcacatgcatctgaactttattcgcagcagctagaaaccctggcatgcccattctctctctccctcctaccttggaaataaataaaattaaaaagagttcaAAAATGGGTAGCCACTACTTGTAGTTCAGGAGGTATGCTCTGGGTCACCTACCATCCCAAGATCCCTCCCAAACTGAGTCATCTCTAGTGACACTACTATGCCAAAGCACCAGAAGAGGTCTGCCCAGTTGTCTCTGCATCCCACCCCGGTCCCTGATCTCCTCTGTGGGGGAAGGCAGGGCTGGCAGACACTCACAGAACAGTCACTTTCACTTGCAGGTTGCCTCCTTCCAGGGTCTTGATGGTTACGGGCGTCACAGACAGAGGTTCCAGTTTCTTCTCAGGAATAGCCACATTGTATGCTGTGGCTTTCAAATACCACTTTCCTGACACCTGCAGATGGCACCTGTCCATCAGGACTAGGCTCATGAGGGGCGCTCTGAGCCCTAGCCCACAGCCCTAGACATTAAGGTCTGGATATTCACCTCCACCCCTGATTCACCTACCATGCCACTAGGCCCACTGAGgtgtggtttcccaccatgggtcAGCCAGAACGACTGGCACCTTCACTTCCAGGGAACAGTAAAGTGTGCTGAACCCTTGCCCAGATCTCTGAACCCAAGAACCATCAGACCAGAAGCCCTGTGCTCTGACATTCCCTCCTGGTATGGGTTCAAGGCCTGGCCCTAAAATGGCATCTCTTTAGCTGGGGCAGGAAGGGGGTCTCCAAGCAACCCATTCagacctccccaccccccatcttCGCCTCACATCCTGAGGCTCCTCCGAGGAGGCTGGGAAGGCCTGGGCCTGCAGGGCAGCAACAAGGCCAACACTGAAGCTGAGGAGCAGGGCCTTCATCCTCGGGGTCTTTGCTTGCAGATGCTTGGCAGGTCACTCAGCAGGGCTGAAAGGCTGTGCTGGCTCCTCAGTCAGCTGCCCTTTATACTGCTCAGCCCAGGGCCCCCCAAGGAACTTGGCACAGAGGACAGACCAGTTCCTTTTTCTGGCCATAAACCGTGGCCAGGTCTGCAGTGGACCAGATAAAATGTCATCATTGTTGAACGTTGCTGATGAAGAATGCCACGGCCCCAGAGGATGCTGGGACAAAGCCACTATCGTGAAGAACAGATTGTAGATTGTTGCTGGCAGGATCTGAGTGGAGGTGCACAGCCACTGTGGGGAGAGCTCCTGAGGGTAGACCCTCCTGCCCACGTTGCATGAACAACCCACTGGCTGACATACTCAATGGCACAGAGGAGGCCACCAGGGCGAGAAAGTCTTGGGATCTCATGGTGGTGGCCTTTCTCAGTCCCTGGAAAGATCACTTAACCTCAGATTCATGCTAGAATAAAAAATCCTGCTGGGCAAATAGCAAAATGTATGTGTGAAGAGGACATGCCTCTTCTGGGAtgaactagaactcactctgtaactcagaCTGGCTTTAGACtcagcgatccgcctacctcagccccccaggtgctgggattagaggtgtgcgctaCCACTTTTGCCTTTTGACTTGCTTTTGGTGGCAATAATTTCTTCAAAatgacttttgtttatttatttatgtttttgaagtagggtcttgctctatcccaggctgacctgaaattcactatgcagtcccagggtggcctcaaactcatggcaatcctcctacctctgcctcccaaagtgctgggattaaaggtgtgcaccaccatgctcgctagaatgacttctttttttttttttaaacatgttacttatttatttatttgagagagggagagagatagagagaaagagagagagagagagagagagagagaacggcagatagatagagaggatgggcatgccagggcccctagcaactgcaaacaaactctagacgtatgccccaccttgtgcatttcacttacatgggtcttggggacttgaacctgggtccttaggttggcaggcaaacgccttaaacactaagccatctctccagcccagatacaacttcttcttttttttctcaatatttttaataacaatttccatgattataaaaaatatcccatggtaatgccctccctccatttccccctttgaaactccattctccatcatatcccctccccgtctcaatcagttgctcctttattttgatgtcatgatcttttcctcctgttatgatgatcttatgtaggtagtgtcaggcactgtgaagtcatggatatccaggccattttgtgtctggaggagcatgttgtaaggagttctacccttcctctgactcttacattctttctgccacctcttctgcaatagaccctgagccttggaaggtgtgatagagatactgcagtgctgagcactcctgttacttctttccagcaccatgaggccttctgagtcatcccaaggtcactgccatctgaaaagagaagattttctaccaaaagtgagagtagcattaatataagggtatgaacattaagagaagtgcttactgggcagttagataaacatagtatatacatttagccaggcagcagcagatgttacacccctagcctcatgactacccctgttttaagttttcagtatcaggaatatattccctcccatggagtgggcctccagtccaatcagagggcagttggtttccaccatgacaaatgtgccactattgcacctgttggctcatttggcctggctgaccaaatatgaggctttcagtgtccactgttgagcatcttcactggtgatttctctctctcccattgaactgcatgcagaatggcttcttccagctttctgtcagctggtctacacgaaggaggttatcagctcagttccagcaggatttctcagtggccttgcagcccaagtatgtggagtcttcagcaatagggtcttaccatctattcctggaggaAAACTAAGGGctcagcaatggcttataatgttttgtggacatcagggacctctctggccaacatctcactggaagttatcccatccttggcactgaaaattttctagcaacagagagtaagttagcaccaggacaaatgagataacccttacatttataatagtttaataggtgtaggccctcttgtaccccataattgatggtagcttgatattggagagtgggcttatgtttggatatggttctgacttgtttcccagctccagctatgggtcctgtaccactgaggggatcagttagccaaatcaagagcagttggttccccaccatggctgtgtgccactattgcacttgtgtgggcatcagaacaggttatttgttgctaagtatatACAATggcatcctattaagtaccccctacctacctttctcttccctttatatctgttTTCAAGCTTActgacctttgctactgagttttcttcctagtcacacagaagtctagtcatctgtagctaggatccacatatgagagagaacatgtgatgcttggctttctaggcctgggttacctcacttagtataatccttcccaggtcaatctattttcctgtaaatttcataacttcatttttttttttttttttttttttttttttttttttttttactgctgactagaactccattgtataaatgtgccgtatcttcattatccactcatcagttgagggacatc carries:
- the LOC101595124 gene encoding von Ebner gland protein 2-like — protein: MKALLLSFSVGLVAALQAQAFPASSEEPQDVSGKWYLKATAYNVAIPEKKLEPLSVTPVTIKTLEGGNLQVKVTVLVAGHCREMNTILEKTDEPGKYTTYGGQHVVYIVKSPVEDHYIFYYAGEMRGHEIQMAKLVGRDRNINEEALEDFKNAAGARGLNTENIFIPKQAETCSPGTN